From Sporosarcina sp. Te-1, the proteins below share one genomic window:
- a CDS encoding MgtC/SapB family protein has product MEWIANSAMYPEVLIKLVLALGLSLIIGVEREIKKKPIGLKTSAVISTFSCLLTIVSMEAAYLVPPREDINVQMDPLRLAAQIVSGIGFLGAGAILRRDNDNITGLTTAAMIWGAASIGIAVGAGFYIEAAFAVICVLFVIEIVAPALDKYGPKRIRSKEAAFIVILSDKTKIDELIKFLNSENMMIENLRIKKIVNEAKKEAHELDFRLAALTKKETAELYLELTELTYIESVELEIFP; this is encoded by the coding sequence ATGGAATGGATTGCAAATAGTGCTATGTATCCTGAGGTTTTAATCAAGCTTGTCCTTGCCTTGGGATTAAGTTTAATCATCGGCGTAGAGAGGGAAATAAAGAAAAAGCCGATTGGGTTGAAAACAAGTGCCGTCATCTCGACATTCAGTTGTCTCTTAACGATCGTCTCTATGGAAGCGGCCTATTTAGTTCCTCCGCGCGAAGATATCAATGTCCAAATGGACCCGCTCCGTCTCGCGGCGCAAATCGTCAGTGGCATCGGATTTTTAGGTGCTGGCGCCATTTTACGCCGGGATAACGACAATATTACTGGGTTGACGACTGCTGCCATGATATGGGGTGCTGCGAGTATCGGAATCGCGGTAGGAGCTGGATTTTATATCGAAGCAGCTTTTGCCGTTATTTGTGTGTTGTTTGTCATTGAAATTGTGGCGCCTGCCTTGGATAAATACGGTCCGAAACGCATTCGCTCAAAAGAGGCCGCATTTATTGTCATTTTATCAGATAAGACTAAGATTGATGAACTGATTAAATTTCTCAACAGCGAAAATATGATGATTGAGAATCTTCGCATCAAAAAAATTGTAAATGAGGCAAAAAAGGAGGCTCATGAATTAGACTTTCGTTTAGCTGCCCTCACTAAGAAAGAGACCGCCGAATTATATTTAGAACTTACCGAACTCACTTACATCGAATCGGTCGAACTAGAAATCTTCCCATAA
- a CDS encoding DMT family transporter, with product MEQPKIHPYIPIIIGVISVALSAIFVKLATADSGVIAFYRMLFSVILMLPLFLLKYRRELFRLSRKDWTFSAIAGIFLAFHFILWFESLNYTSVASSTVLVTLQPIFALAGTYFFFKEKLSLKTITSAAIAIAGSIIISWSDFKVSGTAFYGDMLALAGCALITAYLLFGQEVRKRLSLITYTFVLYSISTITLFFYVLIKGESFGPYDASNWFWFFLLALIPNLFGHSLFNWAVKYVSTNVISIAILFEPVGAAILAYYIFQETLSISQIAGGIVVISGIVLFIVDGNKIRRIFFSKKA from the coding sequence TTGGAACAACCCAAAATACATCCTTACATCCCGATTATCATCGGAGTCATCTCCGTAGCCCTATCCGCAATCTTTGTAAAACTGGCGACAGCTGACTCTGGAGTGATAGCTTTCTATCGGATGCTATTTTCAGTCATACTTATGTTGCCGTTATTTCTATTGAAGTACCGAAGAGAATTATTCCGCTTAAGTCGGAAGGATTGGACCTTTTCCGCGATAGCGGGTATTTTTTTGGCCTTCCACTTCATCCTTTGGTTCGAGTCGCTTAACTACACATCAGTGGCAAGTTCCACTGTCTTGGTAACATTGCAACCGATCTTTGCATTAGCCGGTACTTACTTTTTCTTTAAAGAGAAATTGTCCTTAAAAACAATTACATCAGCTGCAATAGCGATTGCTGGCAGCATTATAATCAGCTGGAGCGATTTTAAGGTGAGCGGCACTGCGTTTTACGGAGACATGCTTGCACTGGCTGGCTGTGCCTTGATTACGGCGTATCTTTTGTTTGGACAAGAAGTCCGGAAGAGATTGTCTCTAATTACGTATACGTTTGTCTTGTATTCGATAAGTACCATTACGCTGTTTTTTTATGTGCTGATTAAAGGAGAGTCATTTGGACCTTATGATGCTTCTAACTGGTTCTGGTTTTTCCTGTTGGCTCTGATTCCAAACTTATTCGGGCATTCGCTTTTTAATTGGGCAGTGAAATATGTGAGCACGAACGTCATTTCTATCGCTATCTTATTCGAGCCGGTTGGTGCAGCTATCTTAGCCTATTACATCTTTCAAGAAACACTAAGCATCAGCCAAATAGCCGGCGGAATCGTTGTGATTTCAGGGATTGTGCTTTTTATTGTGGACGGCAATAAAATCAGGCGAATATTTTTTTCGAAAAAGGCTTGA
- a CDS encoding Glu/Leu/Phe/Val dehydrogenase has protein sequence MTENLNLFTSTQVVIKEALDKLGYDEGMYELLKEPIRMTEVRIPVKMDDGKVKVFTGYRGQHNDAVGPTKGGVRFHPEVTADEVRALSMWMTLKAGIVDLPYGGGKGGIICDPREMSMGELERLSRGYVRALSQVMGPTKDIPAPDVFTNAQIMAWMMDEYSRIDEFNSPGFITGKPIVLGGSQGRDRATAEGVTIIINEAAKRRGIDMKGARVVIQGFGNAGSFLSKFLHDAGAKVIGISDAYGALHDPNGLDIDYLLDRRDSFGTVTTLFDNTISNQELLELDCDILVPAAIENQITEKNAHNIKATIVVEAANGPTTSEATKILTERGILLVPDVLASAGGVTVSYFEWVQNNMGYYWTEEEVRERMTEKMVTAFENVYNVSTTRNIDMRLAAYMIGIRKTAEASRFRGWA, from the coding sequence ATGACTGAAAACCTGAATCTGTTCACGTCTACTCAAGTTGTCATCAAGGAAGCGCTTGACAAACTAGGCTACGATGAAGGAATGTACGAACTACTAAAAGAACCAATCCGAATGACAGAAGTCCGAATCCCAGTAAAAATGGATGACGGAAAAGTGAAAGTGTTCACAGGATACCGCGGCCAGCACAATGATGCAGTCGGACCGACAAAAGGGGGAGTTCGTTTCCACCCTGAAGTCACAGCGGACGAAGTGCGTGCGCTCTCCATGTGGATGACACTAAAAGCAGGTATTGTCGACCTTCCGTATGGCGGAGGGAAAGGCGGTATCATCTGTGATCCACGCGAAATGTCGATGGGCGAGTTAGAACGCCTAAGCCGTGGATATGTACGTGCACTTAGCCAAGTAATGGGTCCTACGAAGGATATTCCGGCTCCAGACGTTTTCACTAATGCGCAAATCATGGCATGGATGATGGATGAATACAGCCGGATCGACGAATTTAACTCACCAGGATTCATTACAGGGAAACCAATCGTCCTCGGTGGTTCACAAGGCCGTGACCGTGCGACTGCGGAAGGCGTAACCATCATCATTAACGAAGCGGCGAAACGCCGTGGAATCGATATGAAAGGTGCACGTGTCGTGATCCAAGGTTTCGGAAACGCGGGTAGCTTCTTATCGAAGTTCCTTCACGATGCAGGCGCAAAAGTAATCGGTATTTCCGATGCATATGGAGCATTGCATGATCCGAATGGTTTGGACATCGACTATCTACTAGACCGTCGTGACAGTTTCGGAACAGTGACAACTTTGTTCGACAATACGATCTCCAACCAAGAACTATTGGAATTGGATTGCGATATTTTAGTTCCAGCAGCGATTGAAAACCAGATCACTGAAAAGAACGCTCATAATATTAAAGCGACAATTGTTGTCGAGGCTGCAAATGGACCGACAACTTCTGAAGCGACAAAAATCCTAACTGAACGCGGTATCCTTCTTGTGCCTGATGTATTGGCAAGTGCGGGTGGCGTTACAGTATCGTACTTCGAATGGGTTCAAAATAACATGGGTTATTACTGGACAGAAGAAGAAGTTCGTGAAAGAATGACAGAAAAAATGGTAACTGCGTTTGAAAACGTATATAATGTTTCCACAACCCGTAATATTGATATGCGCTTAGCTGCGTATATGATCGGTATCCGGAAAACTGCTGAAGCATCACGCTTCCGTGGTTGGGCGTAA
- a CDS encoding iron-containing alcohol dehydrogenase: MNGFVFQNPVKLIFGKNKIASLADEIKPYGNKVLVVYGGGSIKRNGLYTEVMDILNENGMEVHELAGVEPNPRVTTAKRGAELCKAHQIDFVLAVGGGSVIDCTKLIATAATYDGDPWDYVVKKERPASALPFGTILTIAATGSEMNAGSVITNEETEEKYGWGSPYSYPKFSILDPSYTMSLPKDQTVYGIVDMMSHIFEQYFHDEVNTPLQDELCEGALRAIMDNGKKLVSDLQNYELRETILLCGTWGLNGFLGMGNNGGDWGTHTIEHAVSAVYDIPHAGGLAILFPHWMEQSLHLNPGRFARLAVNVFGVSPDGKSEEEVALEGIARLREYWSSIGAPARLNDYEIDNSKIDVMADKAMAGGPVGNFAKLDREQVVAILEASL, encoded by the coding sequence ATGAATGGGTTCGTTTTTCAAAATCCGGTAAAACTCATTTTTGGGAAAAACAAGATCGCTTCCTTGGCAGATGAAATTAAACCATATGGCAATAAAGTGCTTGTCGTCTATGGGGGCGGCAGCATTAAGCGCAATGGACTTTATACGGAAGTCATGGACATATTGAATGAAAACGGCATGGAAGTGCATGAACTGGCGGGTGTTGAACCGAACCCTAGAGTGACGACGGCGAAGCGAGGTGCCGAACTTTGTAAAGCACACCAAATTGATTTTGTACTGGCGGTAGGGGGCGGCTCCGTTATAGATTGTACTAAATTAATTGCAACGGCTGCAACATATGACGGGGACCCATGGGATTACGTTGTGAAGAAGGAAAGGCCTGCAAGCGCCTTGCCATTCGGAACCATCTTAACCATCGCCGCGACAGGTTCGGAAATGAACGCCGGATCGGTGATCACCAATGAAGAGACGGAAGAGAAGTACGGATGGGGAAGTCCATACAGTTATCCGAAATTCTCCATTTTGGATCCGTCCTATACGATGTCGTTGCCAAAGGATCAAACTGTCTATGGCATCGTAGACATGATGTCCCATATTTTTGAGCAGTATTTCCATGATGAAGTGAATACGCCTCTTCAAGATGAATTATGCGAGGGTGCATTGCGGGCGATCATGGATAATGGCAAAAAGCTTGTCAGCGACTTGCAGAATTACGAGTTGCGGGAAACCATTCTGCTATGCGGCACGTGGGGATTGAACGGGTTTCTAGGAATGGGCAATAACGGAGGCGACTGGGGAACACATACGATTGAGCATGCCGTATCAGCTGTATATGATATTCCCCATGCGGGCGGTCTCGCGATTTTATTCCCGCATTGGATGGAACAGTCCTTGCATTTGAATCCTGGTCGTTTTGCGAGATTGGCTGTCAACGTATTTGGTGTCAGCCCAGATGGGAAGTCGGAAGAGGAGGTTGCGCTGGAAGGCATTGCGCGTCTTCGTGAATATTGGTCCTCGATCGGAGCCCCTGCTCGTTTGAACGACTATGAAATAGACAATTCGAAGATTGATGTGATGGCAGATAAAGCGATGGCGGGTGGGCCAGTTGGCAATTTTGCCAAATTGGATCGCGAACAAGTGGTGGCCATCCTGGAAGCTTCTTTATAG
- the pruA gene encoding L-glutamate gamma-semialdehyde dehydrogenase — protein MMIPYKHEPFTDFSQEENKKAFQEALKLVEGYLGQDYPLIIGGERIMTEDKLVSTNPANKEEVVGRVSKASRDLAEKAMKTADETFNTWRKVKPEFRADVLFKAAAIIRRRKHEFSALLTKEAGKPWNEADADTAEAIDFLEFYGRQMLKLKDGIPVESRPGEYNRFDYIPLGVGVVISPWNFALAIMAGTTVAALVTGNTVLLKPASTTPVVAYKFIEVLEEAGMPAGVVNYIPGSGAEVGDYLVDHPRTRFISFTGSREVGTRIYERAGKVNEGQIWLKRVIAEMGGKDTIVVDNEADLELAAQSIVKSAFGFSGQKCSACSRAVIHEDVYDQVVSRVEELTKSLTYGDPTDPSNFAGPVIDQNSFDKIMSYIEIGKQEGRLVAGGEGDSSKGYFIAPTVIADVAPDARVMQEEIFGPVVAIAKAKNFDEAIEIANNTDYGLTGAVITNNRHHLEQAREDFHVGNLYFNRGCTGAIVGYQPFGGFNMSGTDSKAGGPDYLQLHMQGKTTSEML, from the coding sequence ATCATGATTCCGTACAAACACGAACCATTTACAGACTTTTCCCAAGAGGAAAATAAAAAAGCATTCCAAGAGGCATTAAAATTGGTGGAAGGCTACCTTGGCCAAGATTATCCTTTGATCATCGGCGGAGAGCGGATTATGACAGAAGACAAACTCGTCTCTACAAATCCTGCTAACAAAGAAGAAGTGGTCGGCCGCGTTTCAAAAGCGAGCAGAGACCTTGCTGAAAAAGCGATGAAAACAGCAGATGAGACTTTCAATACATGGAGAAAAGTGAAGCCTGAATTCCGTGCAGACGTTTTATTCAAAGCGGCAGCCATTATTCGCCGCCGGAAGCATGAATTCTCTGCATTGCTTACAAAAGAAGCAGGTAAACCATGGAATGAAGCGGATGCAGATACTGCTGAAGCTATTGACTTCCTAGAGTTTTACGGCCGTCAAATGCTTAAGTTGAAGGACGGTATTCCAGTCGAAAGCCGTCCAGGAGAGTACAACCGCTTTGACTACATCCCTCTAGGGGTAGGCGTTGTCATTTCTCCATGGAACTTCGCACTTGCAATCATGGCAGGTACGACGGTAGCAGCATTAGTTACTGGTAATACAGTATTGTTGAAACCGGCTTCCACAACTCCGGTTGTTGCATACAAATTTATTGAAGTACTTGAAGAAGCAGGCATGCCTGCAGGCGTAGTTAACTACATTCCTGGTTCAGGTGCCGAAGTGGGCGACTACCTCGTAGATCACCCAAGAACTCGTTTCATTTCCTTCACTGGTTCACGTGAAGTTGGTACACGTATCTACGAACGTGCAGGTAAAGTAAACGAAGGCCAAATCTGGTTGAAACGCGTTATCGCAGAAATGGGCGGTAAAGATACGATTGTCGTTGATAACGAAGCGGATCTTGAATTGGCTGCACAATCAATCGTTAAATCAGCGTTTGGTTTCAGCGGACAAAAATGTTCAGCATGTTCACGTGCTGTCATCCACGAAGATGTCTATGACCAAGTCGTTTCTCGCGTAGAAGAACTGACAAAATCATTAACATATGGTGATCCAACTGACCCATCCAATTTTGCTGGTCCGGTCATCGATCAAAATTCATTTGATAAAATCATGAGCTACATCGAAATCGGTAAACAAGAAGGGCGTCTTGTTGCAGGTGGAGAAGGAGACAGCTCGAAAGGTTACTTCATTGCACCGACTGTCATCGCGGACGTTGCTCCAGATGCAAGAGTCATGCAAGAAGAAATCTTCGGACCAGTTGTCGCGATTGCAAAAGCGAAAAACTTCGATGAAGCAATCGAAATTGCAAACAACACGGATTATGGTTTGACTGGTGCGGTTATTACAAACAACCGTCATCATTTAGAACAGGCTCGTGAAGATTTCCATGTAGGTAACCTGTACTTCAACCGCGGCTGCACAGGCGCGATTGTAGGCTACCAGCCATTTGGCGGCTTCAACATGTCCGGTACAGATTCCAAAGCGGGCGGTCCAGATTACTTGCAGCTTCACATGCAAGGTAAAACAACATCTGAAATGCTGTAA
- a CDS encoding cation diffusion facilitator family transporter: MNDLLHLLKQGNKSSLLAAVVNAIIAIIKGAAFFFTGNVAMFAETMHSLGDAANQFFVFIGSALSKKAPTPKFPNGFGRVVNLVCLGAVMVVAIMSYEAIKEGWHHVMNPVETTGLLINLSVLGLATLLEFSVLLKASREIMHDLGSDKKGLAAFASSFSNLKRAKPATKLVFMEDLVATIGGILAFIAVLLAHFTGFLAAEGIASMIIGLMMFFVVGKIFLENARGAIGETDEEMLNHIAFLVAEDPDIKDIQKVEVLKEGEFLHVEVVAEVDPTKTVAFVDDIRDRLMLLILKQKGVREAIISFDEDDGIKTWKGSNPPEKIKEISPKLPKK, translated from the coding sequence TTGAACGATCTACTTCATCTTCTGAAACAAGGGAATAAATCCTCCTTGCTTGCAGCCGTTGTCAATGCTATTATCGCCATTATTAAAGGCGCTGCATTCTTCTTTACCGGGAATGTAGCCATGTTTGCTGAAACGATGCACTCCTTAGGGGATGCCGCGAATCAGTTTTTCGTCTTTATCGGGTCGGCTTTATCCAAAAAAGCTCCAACCCCTAAGTTTCCGAACGGATTTGGCCGTGTGGTCAACTTGGTCTGTCTTGGCGCTGTCATGGTAGTTGCCATTATGTCGTATGAAGCGATCAAGGAAGGTTGGCATCATGTCATGAATCCGGTAGAAACGACAGGCCTGCTCATAAATCTTTCCGTCCTAGGATTAGCAACGCTACTCGAGTTCTCAGTCTTGCTGAAAGCCTCGAGAGAAATTATGCACGATCTGGGCAGTGATAAAAAGGGACTGGCTGCGTTCGCATCGAGCTTTTCAAATTTAAAACGTGCAAAACCTGCTACTAAATTGGTCTTTATGGAGGATCTTGTGGCTACAATTGGAGGTATCCTTGCCTTTATTGCAGTGCTTCTTGCCCACTTTACCGGTTTTCTCGCCGCGGAAGGCATCGCTTCCATGATCATCGGTCTGATGATGTTCTTTGTCGTAGGAAAAATCTTTCTGGAAAATGCAAGAGGCGCTATAGGGGAAACAGATGAGGAAATGCTGAATCATATTGCATTTCTCGTAGCGGAAGACCCGGATATTAAAGATATACAAAAAGTCGAGGTATTAAAAGAAGGAGAATTTCTTCATGTGGAAGTAGTGGCTGAAGTCGATCCCACGAAAACCGTTGCCTTCGTGGACGATATCCGTGACCGGCTGATGCTTTTGATTCTGAAGCAAAAAGGGGTGCGGGAAGCGATCATTTCTTTTGATGAGGATGACGGTATAAAAACTTGGAAAGGCAGCAATCCTCCAGAGAAAATCAAAGAAATCAGCCCAAAACTGCCTAAAAAATAA
- a CDS encoding ornithine--oxo-acid transaminase translates to MTVSEKVISQTEKYGANNYHPLPIVISEAEGVWVKDPEGNKYMDMLSAYSAVNQGHRHPKIIQALKDQADRVTLTSRAFHSDQLGPWYEMVSQISGKEMVLPMNTGAEAVETAIKAARRWSYDVKGIEEDKAEIIGCEGNFHGRTMTAVSLSSDPEYKRGFGPMLPGIKLVPYGDIEALEKAITPNTAAFIIEPIQGEAGIIIPPAGYMKAAYELCKKNNVLFIADEIQAGLCRTGKMFATEWEGFEPDMYILGKALGGGVFPISCVVANKDILGVFNPGSHGSTFGGNPMACAVSIASLEVLQDEKLADKSLELGNYFIEQLKKIQHPSIKDVRGRGLFIGVELTEEARPYCEKLKELGLLCKETHDTVIRFAPPLVISKDELDWAIERINKVFES, encoded by the coding sequence ATGACAGTATCAGAAAAAGTCATTTCACAAACTGAGAAGTACGGCGCTAATAACTATCATCCACTTCCAATCGTAATTTCTGAAGCGGAAGGTGTTTGGGTTAAGGATCCAGAAGGTAATAAGTATATGGATATGCTTTCTGCATACTCTGCTGTCAACCAAGGGCACAGACATCCTAAAATCATTCAAGCGCTTAAAGATCAAGCGGATCGCGTAACATTAACTTCCCGAGCTTTCCACAGCGATCAACTTGGTCCGTGGTATGAAATGGTTAGCCAGATTTCCGGCAAGGAAATGGTTCTTCCGATGAACACAGGGGCGGAAGCTGTTGAAACTGCTATCAAGGCTGCTCGCCGTTGGTCCTATGACGTGAAGGGCATTGAAGAGGATAAAGCTGAAATCATCGGTTGTGAAGGCAACTTCCATGGTCGTACGATGACAGCTGTTTCCTTATCGTCCGATCCGGAATACAAGCGTGGATTCGGTCCGATGCTTCCAGGCATCAAGCTTGTCCCATATGGTGATATTGAAGCATTGGAAAAAGCGATTACGCCTAACACGGCTGCATTCATCATCGAGCCGATCCAAGGCGAAGCGGGTATTATCATTCCGCCTGCAGGCTATATGAAAGCTGCCTACGAATTATGTAAAAAGAACAATGTTCTATTCATCGCCGATGAAATCCAAGCAGGTCTTTGCCGTACAGGTAAAATGTTCGCTACTGAATGGGAAGGCTTTGAGCCGGATATGTATATCCTAGGAAAAGCATTAGGCGGCGGCGTGTTCCCGATTTCTTGCGTTGTAGCAAACAAAGATATCCTTGGCGTATTCAACCCAGGATCCCACGGTTCTACATTTGGTGGAAATCCGATGGCTTGTGCGGTTTCTATCGCTTCTCTTGAAGTGCTGCAAGATGAAAAGCTTGCGGATAAGTCGTTGGAACTTGGAAACTATTTCATCGAGCAATTGAAAAAGATCCAGCATCCTTCTATTAAAGATGTACGTGGCCGCGGCCTCTTCATCGGTGTGGAATTGACTGAAGAAGCTCGTCCTTACTGCGAAAAGCTGAAAGAGCTCGGCTTGCTTTGCAAAGAGACACATGACACGGTTATCCGTTTCGCACCGCCATTAGTCATCTCGAAAGATGAATTGGATTGGGCAATCGAACGGATCAATAAAGTTTTCGAAAGTTAA